In the genome of Corythoichthys intestinalis isolate RoL2023-P3 chromosome 19, ASM3026506v1, whole genome shotgun sequence, one region contains:
- the gzf1 gene encoding GDNF-inducible zinc finger protein 1 produces the protein MAVVQLTSESHSQKVLDSLYQLRLQGHLSDITVQVDYQGQSKAFQAHRVVLAASSGYFSNIFLSQDGIPDQIPLSNMLPCDFFDFLEFVYTGKVELVQTRIADVHAAAKLLDCKELARVCIENDVFGSDVVVESSIETETGTERSSKRSKRKTSKVKLSLGGRRVLQKCFQTEGEAFNAEEDDANECSPISSDFDEETLSPLLCSASEDEEGTISKRSSKGKFSCNDCQRIFQYEKSYLKHKSTRHGIQADLLYRCKTCEKTFSNRSNLRIHEKHVHSNERLFTCEVCNKNFKRKKDVVRHHKQVHETHLHECSECGKLLSSKGSLVLHKRTHSGIKAYVCSECGARFTQKSALNMHHRIHTGEKPYACDECDSRFTQKSMLAYHKRSHTGEKPFMCEACGKSFASKEYLRYHANIHTGSKPFKCDQCGRGFAQRNSLRQHMNVHTGARPYGCKFCEKHFTQLNALQRHQRIHTGEKPYMCGLCHRTFTDQSTLRRHTTTHDANAPWKNYLVVLQDNVEEKKSKEERKAAAQERKRVAQKARKSNAATAALGLDAKQVTLPPEWVGPGGITLVGHGNVGGITLIQTENLPEGQAETEDDGGTVTLDGHFAVPGEANPSEITRSLPTDTPAVSSLLEQAVSQTILAPEGVTEQPDILTVVVSEKMCKEEQLKQKMIEKIGDKQNTNP, from the exons ATGGCGGTGGTCCAGCTCACCTCCGAATCCCACTCTCAGAAAGTCCTAGACAGTCTTTATCAGCTGAGGCTGCAGGGACACCTGAGTGACATCACCGTACAGGTGGACTACCAGGGCCAATCGAAAGCGTTCCAAGCTCACCGGGTGGTCCTCGCCGCTTCTAGCGGCTATTTCAGTAACATCTTCCTATCCCAGGATGGCATCCCAGACCAAATCCCGCTCTCCAACATGCTACCGTGTgacttttttgactttttggagtTTGTGTACACGGGTAAGGTAGAGTTGGTCCAGACCAGAATAGCTGATGTGCATGCAGCGGCCAAGCTTTTGGACTGCAAGGAGCTGGCCAGGGTTTGCATCGAGAATGACGTGTTTGGGTCAGATGTGGTAGTGGAGTCATCAATAGAGACCGAGACAGGTACAGAGAGgtcgtcaaagaggtctaagagGAAGACCAGCAAGGTCAAACTGAGCTTGGGTGGCCGCAGAGTCCTTCAGAAGTGTTTCCAAACAGAAGGCGAGGCATTTAATGCTGAAGAGGATGACGCAAACGAGTGCTCACCCATTTCTTCTGACTTTGATGAGGAAACTCTGAGTCCGCTGCTGTGCTCTGCGAGTGAGGACGAGGAAGGCACGATCTCAAAGAGGTCCTCCAAAGGGAAGTTCAGTTGCAATGACTGCCAGAGGATCTTCCAATATGAGAAGAGCTATTTAAAACACAAAAG CACCCGCCACGGAATCCAAGCCGACCTACTATACCGTTGCAAAACCTGTGAGAAGACTTTCTCCAACCGCAGCAACCTGAGGATTCACGAGAAGCATGTACACAGCAATGAACGGCTCTTCACCTGCGAGGTTTGCAACAAGAACTTCAAGCGCAAAAAGGACGTGGTGCGCCACCATAAACAG GTGCATGAAACGCATCTGCACGAGTGTTCCGAATGCGGCAAGCTGTTGAGCTCCAAGGGGTCACTGGTGTTACACAAGCGGACGCATAGCGGCATCAAGGCCTACGTCTGCTCCGAATGTGGCGCACGTTTCACCCAGAAATCGGCCCTCAACATGCACCACAG GATCCACACAGGCGAGAAGCCCTACGCCTGTGACGAGTGCGACTCCCGCTTCACCCAGAAAAGCATGCTGGCCTATCACAAGCGCTCCCACACGG GTGAGAAGCCCTTCATGTGCGAGGCATGCGGGAAGAGCTTCGCTTCAAAGGAATATTTGAGGTACCACGCCAACATCCACACCGGATCTAAGCCATTCAAGTGCGATCAGTGTGGGCGCGGCTTCGCCCAGAGGAACTCACTGCGGCAGCATATGAACGTGCACACGG GCGCACGCCCCTACGGCTGCAAGTTCTGCGAAAAACATTTCACGCAGCTCAACGCCCTCCAGCGGCACCAGCGGATTCACACCGGCGAGAAGCCCTACATGTGCGGCTTGTGCCATCGCACTTTCACTGATCAGTCTACGCTTCGAAGGCATACCACG ACTCACGACGCCAACGCTCCATGGAAGAACTACCTGGTGGTTCTGCAGGACAACGTGGAAGAAAAGAAATCCAAAGAAGAAAGGAAGGCAGCGGCTCAAGAGAGAAAAAGGGTCGCCCAGAAAGCACGTAAAAGCAACGCTGCCACTGCCGCCCTCGGGTTGGACGCCAAGCAGGTCACCCTGCCACCAGAGTGGGTCGGGCCGGGGGGCATTACCCTGGTTGGTCACGGTAACGTGGGCGGGATCACCCTCATCCAGACTGAGAATCTACCCGAAGGTCAGGCGGAGACTGAGGATGACGGCGGCACAGTCACTTTGGACGGACACTTCGCCGTTCCCGGGGAGGCCAACCCTTCCGAGATTACCCGTTCGCTACCCACGGATACCCCCGCCGTGTCCTCCCTGCTGGAGCAGGCTGTCTCGCAAACTATTCTGGCTCCCGAGGGGGTAACGGAGCAGCCCGACATTCTGACGGTGGTTGTGTCTGAGAAGATGTGCAAGGAGGAGCAGCTAAAGCAAAAAATGATCGAGAAAATAGGAGATAAACAAAACACCAATCCCTAA